The Ignicoccus hospitalis KIN4/I genome includes the window ACTGAGCTATTTGGACGAGGAGAACAAGGAGGTAGCGCTGAAGGCGCTCGACGAGGCCGAAGTGGTGGTCATCGCCTCCCACGAGCCCTTGAACTTGCCCCGGATCAGGGTTAAGGGCGGGAGGGCCTTCCTCGAGAGAGCCGTTTGACGACGAACGACGTTCCCACGCTTAAGAAGGTCAGTATCAAACCCAGCTCGGTGGCCTTCTCGTACTCGCCCATCTGCGCGTACAAAGCTATGGCCGTGCTCAAGGTCCTAGTGTAGCCCTCGATGTTGCCCCCCACTATCAGCGCCACCCCCAGCTCGCCCACCGCCCGCGAGAAGGCCATAGCAATTGAGCCCGCCAGCTCCTCCACCACCTCCGCCGCCGAGGCCAAGAGCGCCTTGACCTCGTCCGCCCCGAACGTCCTGGCCAGCTCCCCGTAGTTCTGGTAGGCCCAGTTGAGGGCCGAGTGGGAGGTCGCCACTATCAGAGGGGTCACTAGGAGGGCCTCCCCGAGGACCACCGCGTAGGGGGTGTAGAGCAAGCCCAAGGAGCCCAGGGGGCACTTGGGGCATATGAGGTCGTACAAGAAGAGGCCCACCAGCACCGTGGGGACGCCGACTAAGCCCTCGAAGAAGGAGAGGAGGGGCCTCAGCGCCTTGTACCTAACTATCAAAAAGGTGAGGGGGATGGACCAAGAAGACGCCAGCGCCACTGCAGTGCCGGATATCCAGAGGGAGCGGGCCACCAGCTCGGCTACTTCGCCAGCTCCTCCCATATCTGGGAAAGCCACGCCTCCTTCCCCTCCGCCGGGTAGAACAAGGGGACGCCGAACTCTTCCTTCCCGTAGCTGGCTATGATCTCTTGGCCCTCTCCCTTCAAGAACTTTAAGAACTCGAGCGCCTTGGGGTCGTTGCAGCCCTTCACGCGGTAGGCGCTGTAGACGTTTATCAGCTCCGTCGAGTTGCTGTAGAGTATTTCCAAGTTGTCCAACTTGCCTTCCTTCTTAAGCTTCAAGAATGTCGATATGTCGCTGAGGGTGTAGGCCTTCAAATCGTTGGCCACTATGAGGGTCTTGGCCATGCCAGAGCCCGTGGACTTGTACCACTCCTTGCCCTTGGGGTCCAAGCCGGCAAGCTTCCACAAGCTCAGCTCCTTCACGTTCGTGCCCGACATGTCCCCCCTGCTGACGAATGTTGCTTCGCCGCGCTCGCCGGCCTCGTATATCTTCTTAAAGGCCTCAACGGCGTCGGTCGAATTCCTAATCCCGGCCGGGTCGTCCTTCGGACCCACTATTACGAAGTAGTTGTAGGCAAATATTATGTGGTCCGTAAGGTAGTCAGAGTACTTCTTCTCCAATGATGGGGCGTGGACCAAGGTTAAACATACGGCGCCGTCCTTGGCCAGCCTGAGCGCTTGGCCGCTGCCCACCACCAAGAACTGGAGCTCGGTCCCGCTTTCCTTCTTAAAGTAGGAAGAGAGCGCGCCCAGCAAGCCGCTGTCGTACAAGCTGGTAGTAGTGGAGACCTTCAACGAGTTGTGGGGCTTGGGGTATAATACCCAAACGGCTACGGCGACCGCCAAAGCGGCTACGAGCGCGAGCAGCGCCCTCTTGTCCAAGCTCTGCCCTCGCGGGCGCTCACGCGAACCTTATTAAGGGCTTCCAGAAGCTTACTTTCTCTTTAGATATCACTGCAATCAAGTCCCCGGAGGCAGCGCACAGCTCTCCGGGCTCGACCTTGGAGACCAGCTCGTAGAACCCCTTGTCGAGCAAGAAGAGCCTCAACTTGTTCCCGTCCAAGACGAAGAGGGCCCGGTCGCTCAGGCAAGCGCTCGACGTCCGGGAGGTGTGGACCTTCAAGACCTCCTTGCGCCCCTCGTACAGCCTCACCCTCGGGGGCGCGAAGGTCTTGATCGCTACCTTGTCCCCGAGCTCGTCCAAGTCCCTAACTCCGTTTGAGTCTCTCCTCCAGACCTTCCTCAGCTCGCGGTCGAACGCTAGCGCCTCCCCGAAGAGGTTATAGGCGTAGAGCCTCTCGCCGGCGTACAGCGCGTATGCCCCTTGGGACAGCTCCACCTCGTAGTCCTCCTCCGCCACGTAGAGCTTGGCCTTCTCGAAGGCGCTCCACGGGACCTTCCAAGGGACGCTGGAGGGGCCTATGGCCACTATTACCGTCGGGCTGAGCAGGGTAAGGGTGCTGGTCACCGGCCTGGAGGGGATCGAGAAGATGGCCTTGTTCGCGAACCTGACGCACGAGAAGGGCTCGGACGGGAGCTCCAAGCGCCTCCCGTCGACAAACGCCTTATCCCCTATAGAGTATAAGTTGTCGTCGTAGTAACACGAGGTCTTTATACCTAAGTCCCTAACTCGGCCGTCCTTTATTATAACGGTCGTCCTAGAGGTATGCACCACCGCCCCGCCCCTAACCTTGAAGGCCCTCTCCACGCTCCCCAACCAAATCTCGCCGACCTTCTCCGACTTGAACCTCCTAAGGGGCTCCGGGACCCCTTGGTAGAGCGCCACCGTCCCGTATGGGAGTTCCCTCTCCCCCTCGAGCCTCTCCCCGTCCAAGGCGTAGAAGGGGGCCTCGAACTTTACTTTCAACGCCTCTCCGACTTCCACCACGGAGTATGGGAAGTCCAAGTCCAGCTCGCTCAGCTCGTCGGGATGGGGGAGCTCCTTCTCTAGGTATATGCCGCCCACCTCCAGCGAGGCCTTCGCACCCCCGACCGGGAACACCGGGAAGGTGGCCTCCCCCTCGCTGCGCCCCTCCACCCTCTGGCCGTAGACCTTGCCGCGGTACTCGCCCTTCCCCAAGATGTATATTATCACTACCCCGTTTACTTTGCCCAGCGCCCCCACCTCCGGCACTTGGAACACGAACTCCTTGTCGCCGAACTTGCCCCTCTCCCCCTCCTTCCCCTTCAATAATACCTTTCCCTTGAGGCCCAGCTTGAGCTTGTTGCCGTCCAGCCCGGGGACCTCCCCTCGCACCTCCACCTCAGCGGACTCCCAAGGCGCCCTGAGGTAGGAGCACTCGACGTAAACTACTCCCTTCTCCTCGCCGACCGCCCTACAACGCGTCCACACTTCCTCAGCCAGCTCGGGGGCAGCACGAGCGCTAAAAACGGCAAGTAGCTCACCTTCCCGGGGCCGTAGAAGACCTCGACCTTGCCGAACTTCCAGTACTCGCCGGACGGGGAGCCCCCGTAAGCCCAGCCCTCCTCGAGCTCCACCTCGCCGAAGGGAGGGGGCACCGGGACTACACCGTAGGGGGTGACGCCTGAGCTAACGGCCTCCGCGAAGACCTTTGCTGCCTCGTAGAGGCTCATCTTCCTCGCGCTCCACACGTCCTCGCCGTTGACGTACAAGTAGTAAAGCACCGTGAGGCCGAAGAAGTAGGGGGAGAGGTCTCCGAACCCTCTCGTCACCCACTCCGCGTAGCCGCTCCTCTTGTAGAGCTCGGGGTAGAGCAAGTAGCAGCTCAACTCCGCCAGCCCCTCCGCGAACCACAACGGCCAGTAGGCGCCCCTCTCCATTTCTATCACGTGCGTTAGCTCGTGAGCCAGCGTGCAGTAGTTCAGCTCCCTTAGGGAGACCGCGTACTCGTGCAACCCGGGGACTCCCGAGGCGTAGTTAGCTTCCCCGAGGCGCAGCTCCACCCTAGCCCTCGCTTTGCCCCACAAGGCCTCCACCTTGGGGGCCACCTCCTCGCACGCCTTCCTCAAGTCCGGGTCTTCCGAGACGCAAGTCATGGCGAGGGCCGCGAGGGCGGAGAGCGCGAGCAGCAGAGCCACTTTCACCCCGCTCCCCCACGCTTTTGTGACCCGAACCAAGGAAATATACTTAAATTTTGAGTACTCTCCCTTGACCTCGAAAATTTCAGTCAGACGGTTTCCGAAGGGAAAGTTTCAAGCGTAACGCTCAAATAATCCGAGTATATGCCGGTCAATACATGCCTATAAACCGCCCCGGCCCTCCGTGCTTAGCGGTAGAGCAGTCGTGTTCGAGCGCTACTCGAGGGCCACCCCCCTCGGGGCGTACTTGGAGGAAGGGCGGAGGTTCAGGGAAGAGGGCTTCATAAGGACGGACTACCCCCCTAAGAGGGACGAGGTCCTCTGGAACCCCAAAATTATGAGGATGCCCAGGGAAGAGCTGGAGAAGATAAAGACCCAGAGGCTCAAGGCCATAGTTAAGTGGGCGTGGGAGCACAGCGAGTTCTACCGCAAGTTCTGGAAGAGCAAGGGCTTCCACCCGGACATGATAAAGACTCACGAGGACGTGGTCAAGATACCGGTCCTCACCAAGAAGGACTTGAGAGCGGACTTGCAGAAGAACCCGCCTTACGGCACCATAATGGTTCCGGAACTGGCCAAGTACATACACTTCGTGGGCGCCACCTCCGGCAGCACCGGGATGCCCACCTTCCAAGGCTGGGGCAGGGTGGAGCTGGACTACTTCGAGGAACAGCAAGCTAGGTACTTGTGGACCTTCGCCGGCGTCAAGCCCGGCGTAGTCTATGCGAACTACCTCAACATGAGCGGCTTCTACAGCTGGGGCCCGCCCCTCGTGGAGACCGCCATGTGGAGGTGCGGCGCCACCGCCATCGCCGGCGGGGGCGAGACCTTCTTCACTTGGAAGGACAGGCACATGCTAATAATGAAGCTGTGGAAGGTTGACGTCTTCGCCACCACCCCGTGGCTCCACCGCTGGATAGGCGAGCAAGCCAAGCTGGAGGGCTGGGTGACCCCGTTCAAGGTGCTCTTGCTCCACGGAGGGGCAGCGGCCGAGAAGACCAAGGAGAAGCTGATGGAGGTCCACCCCAACGTCGAGAAGGTCATAAGCGTCTGGGGCACTACGGACGGTCACATGGCAATCGAGCCCCCCGACGCGCCCGGGACCTTGGTGTTCTGGGAGGACACCCAGATCTTCGACATAGTGGTGCCCGGCAGCTACGAGGAGAGGCCCGAGGGCGAGCCGGCGGGCCAGGGCGAGAGGGGAGAGCTCATAGCCACCTTGCTGACCCACTACACCATGCCCTTGATAAGGTACAGCCTGGGCGACTACGTGAAGAACGAGTTCATATGCGACCCCACCCCGGAGCTGGGCATAACCCACTGTAGGTTCGCCGAGCTCATACCGGGCAGAGTGGAGTGGATGTTCAAGGTAAAGGGCAAGCTGCTCTTCCCCATAGTGGTCGAGAACGCGGTGAGCCAGATACCGGACACCACCGGCGCCTACAACATAGTAGTTTACGACGACAACATGGACAAGCTGAAGATAAAGGTGGAGACCAGGAAGCCCATACCGCCCCCTCCGGAGTACGACAAGGAGGCAAGGGAGATCATAGCGAGGGAGCTCGGCCTGAGCCCGGAGGACGTGGAGATAGAGTGGATAAGGCCCGGCGAGAGCGTCTGGAAGGGCTACAAGCTGCAAGTGTTCTTGGACGAGAGGAAGAAGTAAGCTTTTTCCACTCTCAGACGTTTATGACCTTACTCCCCTCACCCCCTCCGGGCAGCCGGCCTTGGACGAGCTGGAAAAGTACGTAGAGATGTTGGAGAAGGGCGAGCTGAGCTTAAGCAAGCTGGACAAGGTCCTAAACCCTAACTTGGCCGCCCTGGTCAGGAGGAGGTTCTTAGAAAAGAGGATAGGCAAGCTCCTCCCCGGCATAGCCTCAACCATACTCGACTTCGAAGAGCTCGTGGGAAGGAACATAGAGAACCCGATAGGGGCGGTTCAAATTCCCTTGGGCATAGCCGGACCCATCAAGGTCAACGGGGACTACGCCAAGGGGGAGTTCTACGTCCCCTTGGCCACCCACGAGGGGGCCCTGGTCGCCTCCGTCAACAGGGGGATGAAGGCCGTTACCTTGTCCGGCGGCGCAAACGTAAAGGTGTTGAAAGATGGGATGGCTAGAGCCCCGGTGTTCAGGGTCCCAGACGTGGCGACCGCGCAAGAGCTCGTGGAGTGGGTTAAGGAGCACTTTAACGAGATAAAGGAGGTTGCTGAAAGCACCACGCGCCACGGGAAGCTGAAGGAAATACAGCCGTTCGTCATGGGGAACAACGTGTGGCTGCGCTTCGTCTACTTTACCGGCGATGCTATGGGAATGAACATGGCAACGATAGCGACCGAGAAGGCGTGCGAATACATTGAAGAGAACTTCGGGAGGGCCCAGTGCGTGGCCCTCTCCGGCAACATGTGCGTCGACAAGAAGCCTGCCCACTTGAACGTCCTCTTGGGGAGAGGGAAGTACGTGGTGGCCGAGGCCTTGATAAAGAAGGAGGTACTGGAGGGGGTGCTTAAGACCGACGCGAGGTCGGTGCACGAGGTAAACGAGAGGAAGAACTGGGCCGGGAGCGCCTTCGCGGGCTCCTTCTCCTACAACGCCCACTTCGCCAACATAATAGCCGCGATATTCTTAGCTACCGGGCAGGACGCCGCGCAAATAGTGGAGTCCTCCATGGGCTTCACTTGGACGGAAGTGAGGGGCGAGGACTTGTACATCTCCGTCACCCTCCCCAGCTTGGAGGTAGGCACTGTGGGCGGGGGGACTAGGCTGCAGACCCAGAGGGAGGCCTTGGAGATACTCGGCGTGGCCGGCGGCGGCGACCCCCCTGGCACCAACGCCCTCAAGTTCGCCGAGATCGTGGGGGCAAGCGTCTTAGCCGGCGAACTAAACCTGCTCGCGGCCCTCGCGGCAAGGCAGCTCGCGAGGGCCCACGAGAGGCTCGGGAGGGGGAAGGGTTGAGGCTCGAGCTGGAGGGCAAGGAGCTGGCCGCGCTCTCGTGGGGCGCGGCGGTGGGGGCCAAGTACGAGGGCGGAGGCTTCGCGACTTTCTTCGACGAGAACGTGAAGAACGAGCTCAGCTTGGAGGAGCCGGCCGAGCTCGTGAGCTGCGAGGAGAGCGTGTGCGCTACTTACTACGGCACTAAGATCTTGATAACCTCTTACGGAACCCCCTTGAGGGAGTTCGAAGTAGGCGTGGCCCCCAACTGGGTCTTGTTGGACGACAAAGTAGTGTACTTGACTTACGAGGAGGGCGTGGTGGCCTACAGCTTGGAGGGCAAGAGGCTCTGGAGGGGCCTTTACGGCCCCGCGAGGGGGGCGGCGAGGGCGAAGGGCCTTATATACGTCGGCACCCCCTTCGGAGCTCTAGCCCTCTCCCACGAAGATGGGAAGGTCGTGAAGGAGGTGGAGCTGGGCAACGGCAGCTGGAGGGTAACTTCCTCTTGCGGCTCCACGCTCTTGTTAGTGAACGACGAGGAGGCCTCGGCGCTGGCCTTGTTGGCGGTGAAGGACTTGGGCGACCCAGAGCCCGTGGGCGAGGTGAAGGGGGTGACGGGCACCCCTTGGATATCCCCCGACTGCCTCTACGTGGCGGTCCCCTCTTGCGGGGTCTCTGTCTTCGACTTGCGCGGGAACTTGGTCTTCTCCCAGAGCTTGGAGGGGAACAGCGACGAGTGCTACGGGGTCCAAGCCCACTGGGGCGAGAAGCTCTTGGTAGGCGTGGTGGACGAGGGGCTGATGAAGTCCTACGTGTTGACTTACGAGCCTTTCTCCCGGTAGCCCCTCGGGAGAGGGGCCCGGGGTTATAGACAAGAGGAAACTCTGAGACTGCCCGGGCCCGGGAAGAGCTTGATCTGGGAGCCGGAGGCCAGGGACGGGCCGGCGAGGGCCGGGAAGCTCAAGGTAGGCGCCTACGAGGTCGAGACCCCCGCCCTTTTGGCGGTGGTGGACCCGGACCCGAAGAAGCAACTCGTCCCCTTGGACGAGATGAGGAGGGCCGGGGTCCAAGTAATAATGACCTCAGCCTTCATAGCTAAGAAGAAGGTAGGCCCAACGAACTTGAAGGAGCGCTTGGGGTGGGAGGGCCTCCTATACACCGACTCGGGGACCTTTCAAGCGTACAGCAGGGGGGTGAGGGTGGACCCGGAGGAGTCGGTGAGGTACCAGATAAGCGCCGGCTCCGACATAATAACGCCCGTGGACCTCTTCAGCTTGCCCACGGACAGCAAGGAGGTAGCGGCGAAGAAGGCGGAGGTGAGCTTCCGGAGGTGGCTGAGGGCGAGGGAGCTGAAGGAGGAGGTGAGCGCCCCGGTACAAGGGGGCCTCTACCCGGACGTGAGGGCGGCCGTCGCGAGGAGGTACTCCGAGGCCGGGGCCAGGCTCTTGGCCGTGGGGGGTATAGTTCCCTTGATGGAAGAGTACAAGTTCAAGGAGTTGGTTAACGCGGTGCTCCCGGTCCTCGCCTCCAGGCCGCCGGAGGCCGCGGTGCACGCCTTCGGGGCCGGCCACCCGCTCGCCTTCCCCCTCTTGGCCTTCCTAGGCGTGGACCTCTTCGACTCGGCCATGTACGCTATAGCGGCGAGGGAGGGTAGGTACTTAACGCCGTTTGGTACCTTTAGGCTCGAAGAATTAGTAATGATGAGGGAGTTCCCCTGCGACTGCCCCGCTTGCTCCTCCCTCTCCCCGCGCGACTTGCTGTCCATGAGCGAGGAGGAGAGGACCAAGTTCTTAGCCCTTCACAACCTTTACGCAGCAATTAAAATGGTGAAGGAAATAAGGGAGAGGATAGTTTACGGCACCTTCCACAAGTGGGCGATAGCCTTCGCCCACAGCCACCCGAGGCTGTACGAGGCCTTTGCAGAGGCCTTGGGCAAGTGGAGGGGCTACTTCGAGAGGGAGAGGAACGCCCTCCCCAAGTCGCCGGTCCCGGAGGGGTGCGAGCTCTGCGACTCCAGCCCGGAGAGGGACCCGGTGGGGGAGGGGACTTACGGGACGAGGGAGCTGTTCAACGTCATCGCCAAGAGGGCCTACGGGAAGGGGCTGAGTTCCGAAGAACCCTTGGAGGCCTTAAGGCCCCCTAGGGCCAGCTTCTCGCCCCGCGCGCTGAGGGAGCTCTGCTCGGTGACCCTCAACTCCCCTCCCAAGGGGAGGGCGATAAGGAAGAAGGACTTAAAGGAAGTTAACTGCTTGTTGAGGCCCAACCATGAGGTCCTCGTCCTCTGGGAGGGAGGGGAGGCGAAGGCCGTTTCCCTCGTCTCGTTCGCGGAGCTCTCGTTGGCCTCCGAAGAGGCCGTGGCGCTCTTACTCCCCCCTGAGGGCCTCCACGGGGTCAAGCTTGGAGGCCTTGTAGGCCGGGTAGAGGCCGGCGACCACGGCGGTTAACACGGAGAAGAGCGCCGCCTCAGCGACCAGCTGGGGGCTCACGTAAGCCTTGGCGGTCTTCAAGAACTCCGCTTGTATGTAGCTCTTCAGCTGGGCCCCTATTACATTAACGTACTTGTTCACAGCGTCCGCCAAGAAGTAGCCTATTACAGAGCCTATGGCTCCTCCTACCACCCCGAAGGATGAGGCCAAGAATAGGTAGTAAAGCAATATGTCCCTCGGGGAGTAGCCTATTGCCTTCATAACTGCTATTTCAGACCTCCTCTCGAGGACAGTTATCATCATGGTGTTAGCTATTCCGAAGCCAGACGCAACGAAAGCTATCATAGACATCATGAACAAGAACCTCTCAGCGAACTCCGCCGCGGACGAGTACATGTTTATTAAACTTAAGGGCGCGGTGGCTTCGGCGTCCATGAGCTCTGCCAAGGGCCTCACCCTCTTCAACACTTCCTTCGTCTTGGAGGGGCTCTCGGCGACCAAGTAGAGGACATTGTAACCCCCGACCACCCTCGTCCCTAGCTCCTCAGAGACCATTATCGACTTGTCCGGGTTGAAGCCGAAGAGGCTCGAGCCGAGGCTCTCCAAAGCTCCCACGACGGTTACGTAGTACTCCTCCTTACCCACTTGGAACTTCACTGTGCCAGGGGGGAGTAAGACCTCCTTAGCCACTTGCCAGCCCTCCACCGCCGTGCCGGGGGCTAGGGAGAAGCGCCCTAGGCGCGGCTTCGCGGAGGGGAAAAGGGAGAAGAACGCCTTTTCGTTCAGCCCCACGAAGGTCAGTATCCAGACTTTCCCGGAGGCCGATACCTTAGCTCTGAACACCGAAACCCCGAACACGTCCGTGACCCCCTCAACGGCCTTGAAGGCCAAGGCGTCTTCCAAGGAAAAGGGTCTCTCTCGCGCGCTCAAGATTATGACGTTCGCCGCCAGCCCCCTGAACTGCCTCTCCACGTTGACCCTCAAGCCCTCCGCTTGGGAGACGAAGGCTATCAAGGCCGCGGCGCCCACCGCAACGCTCATGACCACTAAGAGGGACCTCAAGCCGCCGCTCTTCATGTCCTTTAAGCTCATAAGGAAGAGCTCCGCGTACTTCATTCTATCACCACCGTTTTGGACCTCCTCCTTTTAATTAAGAGGAGCAAAATTATTGGCACCACCAAGGCGAGGGCCATCGCCTCCGGCCCCAAGCTCTCGGCAGATAGCTTGACTCTCGGCTTAACTATCACGCTGGCTGAGAACACCTTCTCGTACTTCTCGCCTTGGAAGAGGTAGGAGACCTTCAGGGTAACCGGCACCGTCCCGGGCTCCGCCTCCGCGGGGACCTCGAAGGGGAACACCGCGGGCACGTCCGCCCCGGGGGAGAGCCTCGGGAGGAAGAGGGTCTTCTTGGTGAACCTTATCCCCTTCGCCTCCACAGATATCTTGACGTCGGCCGCGCTCTGGTCTCCCACGTTGGCCAGCGAGAAGCCCAGTATTCCGGAGGAGCCTGGGGAGAGCTCCTCCGGGAAGGTGGCGGCGTCGTGAACTTTGAGCACGGGGCCGGTCGCCACGCTTATCTTGTAGTTAAACGTGTCGCTGACGTTTCCGTACCTCACCCTCACAGTTATTGAGTACGTCCCGGGGTAGTTGGGGGAACAAGGCACCTCCACCAAGGCCCTCTGGCCCGGGGCTAGCTCCTTGATGAAGAAGGAACTCTTGGAGAGGGGTAAGCCGGAGGAGTAGACGTAGAGCTCCACCCCCTTCGCCGGGACCTCGCCGTCGTTAAATACCTCGAACCTTAGAACGGACTTTCCTGTCTTGAGTATGGTAGTTAGCATGTTTACCGCTACGTGCGGGGAAGGCTTGGGAACCACCTTGAACTTCTTGGTAAAGGAGGCTGAGTAGGAGCTCCCCCAAGGGTCCGTGTAGCGGGCCTCCAGCTTCAGTTCCGCCTCCTCAGCCCTCTCCGGTGGGGTTACAAAGAGCTTTAAGGTAACCTTCTTGCCCGGCGGTATATCTCCCAGCATGAAGTAGCTCGGCGTTACGTCCGAGTCCCCTGAGGAGGCCGAGAGGGTGACGGACCTCGCCTCGTCGCCCCCGGAGTTGGCGAGCTCCACGTAGACCGCGTTGGACTTCCCGCCCCTTAGCTTCTCGCCCTTTACGGCTATTACTAAGTTCGGGGGGACGTAGTTCCTAACCGGCACCTCGAACTCCTTCTTCAATTGGGACGGTAGGCAAGTGCCTCCCAAGGGGCCGGAGCAGTAGCTCAAGGCCGCGTTCAACTTAACAGACTTGGCGTCCTTGGGTACGAAGAACGTAGCGTTTATAACCTTGCTAGAGTCTGGAGGCATATCGCCTAAGTACACGTAACTGGGGTAGAGCAAGTAGGGCGAGGAGAGGCTGAGCCCCGCCCCCTTCGCGTAGCCCCTCCCGACGTTCTTGACCCTTATCGTAACTACGTCCTTTCCAACGCCCAAGCTCTTGGTTTCCAGCTCGATGGCCGGGACCGCCACCTCCGGGTTGGGCTTGACCTCTAGCTCTTCCTCCCTCTCCAAGCTGTAGGAGCCCGCAACTATCTTCACCTTGGCCTTGAGTGATTCCACCTCCCAAGGGACCGCGACCAAGCCTTCCAGGCAAACCCTCTGCGAGGGGGCGACCTCGTCGAAGGTAGCTACGCTCGACCAGTTGCTGACTTCGACTTTCACGATCACGTCCTTTACTGCCTTGTTCCACGCGTTCTCCACGCACATCCTCTCCCGGACCACGCTCCCCTCCACGACGCTCCGGGGCTCGAAGGTTACCGTAAACTCCGGGTTGAACGGTTTAACGTTGAAATTATATGCAAACGTCTTCCCAAACATCTTTACTTTCAAGATAGCTTCTTTTGCTGAGGTGGGGAGGGACCACACGAAGGCGCCTCCGGGCAAGGGCAAGGTCGGGGGGTCAACGGCCCCGGGGCTGGGCTCGAGCGTTACAGCGCCCTTCACCGGGAGGGGGCAGTTGACCTTAACCTCCACCGCGTTGTCCACTCCGGCCCACAGCTCCGTCGCGTTGAAGCTTACGTCACAGTAGCTCATAGCGACGCTGTCATTCAGAACTAGGTTACCGGCCTTGGCTACTGCGCTCAACGTAAAGGGCAGGGAGGAGGGCGTAACTGTGTAGTTGAGCGTCGTGCACCCCTTCAGCTCCAGCTTGAAGGAGTCCGGCTCGGGGGCGGCATTACGGGAGAACAACCTAATTACGAATTGTTGTTTCCTAGGGAAGCATACTTCTATTACCTTTCCTAACTTGAACGTTACGCGGGGGTCCGGGTTAACTATCATCAAGCCCTTCCCTTCGAGCTCCGCCTTCCCGTAGCGGGCCTTGTACTCGACCTCGTACTTCCCCGGAGAGGTGGGCGGGACCTCGGCCTTCGCTGCTCCCTCCCCTCCCGGGGGGACCTCCAAGGGGAGCGTCGCGAAGAAGGGCTTGGTGATTACTATATTGCCCTTAAAGGGCGCCTCTCCGACGTTCCTGAACTTCAGGGTCACGTTGCCGCCTACTTCCGACACCTCCACGGGTTCCATGACTAGCTGGGGGGAGCGGACGAAGAGCGTTAAGGAGCCCGAGGTCGCTCCGAGGGCCTTGGAGTTCCCCAACGCGTAGGCCGCGCTGGCAACGAAGCTTAACCTAATTACTTCTTTCAACGGGAGGACGTTCAGTATGACCTCCTTGCACTGCCTCGGTCTCAAGTCTCCTACGGAGAAGGTCGAGGGGGTGACTGCGGCGTCCTCCGTGGCGAGCTGGAACGTTGCATAAGAGATCAAGGTGACGGAGGGGTTGCAGACCTTGAGCCTCACGGATCCTAAGTGGCCGAGGGTCAAGTTCGCCCGTTCGGGGACCAAGTAGACCGGCGAGGGCGGCAGCGGCTTCTGTTCGGCCGCCCACACAAGCGCCAACGTCACCAAGATAGCCAGAGCCCTCTTCAAGGCATAAGGCCCGGGACAGAGTCATAGAGGGGAATTAGAGCGTTCGCCGCAGAGTGTAGGGCCTTGAGGAGGGCGAGGAGCGAGAGGTTGGCGGAGGAGGTGCTCCGATCCATGGGCTTCGAGGTGGTGAGCGTCAACGCGCCGGTAAAGGTCGGGGACAAAGAGGTGGCGGAGGTGGACTTGTTGGTCAAGCCCCCTCCCGGGCCCCTCGCGGTAGAGGTCAAGTCCGGAAAAGTGGACGTGAGCGCCGTCAGACAAGCGTACGCCAACGCGAAGGCCATAGGGGCGGAGCCTATGGTCATGGGCTCGGGGTGGGCCAA containing:
- a CDS encoding COG1361 S-layer family protein, which translates into the protein MKRALAILVTLALVWAAEQKPLPPSPVYLVPERANLTLGHLGSVRLKVCNPSVTLISYATFQLATEDAAVTPSTFSVGDLRPRQCKEVILNVLPLKEVIRLSFVASAAYALGNSKALGATSGSLTLFVRSPQLVMEPVEVSEVGGNVTLKFRNVGEAPFKGNIVITKPFFATLPLEVPPGGEGAAKAEVPPTSPGKYEVEYKARYGKAELEGKGLMIVNPDPRVTFKLGKVIEVCFPRKQQFVIRLFSRNAAPEPDSFKLELKGCTTLNYTVTPSSLPFTLSAVAKAGNLVLNDSVAMSYCDVSFNATELWAGVDNAVEVKVNCPLPVKGAVTLEPSPGAVDPPTLPLPGGAFVWSLPTSAKEAILKVKMFGKTFAYNFNVKPFNPEFTVTFEPRSVVEGSVVRERMCVENAWNKAVKDVIVKVEVSNWSSVATFDEVAPSQRVCLEGLVAVPWEVESLKAKVKIVAGSYSLEREEELEVKPNPEVAVPAIELETKSLGVGKDVVTIRVKNVGRGYAKGAGLSLSSPYLLYPSYVYLGDMPPDSSKVINATFFVPKDAKSVKLNAALSYCSGPLGGTCLPSQLKKEFEVPVRNYVPPNLVIAVKGEKLRGGKSNAVYVELANSGGDEARSVTLSASSGDSDVTPSYFMLGDIPPGKKVTLKLFVTPPERAEEAELKLEARYTDPWGSSYSASFTKKFKVVPKPSPHVAVNMLTTILKTGKSVLRFEVFNDGEVPAKGVELYVYSSGLPLSKSSFFIKELAPGQRALVEVPCSPNYPGTYSITVRVRYGNVSDTFNYKISVATGPVLKVHDAATFPEELSPGSSGILGFSLANVGDQSAADVKISVEAKGIRFTKKTLFLPRLSPGADVPAVFPFEVPAEAEPGTVPVTLKVSYLFQGEKYEKVFSASVIVKPRVKLSAESLGPEAMALALVVPIILLLLIKRRRSKTVVIE